CGTGCGGCCGGCTGCCAGTACTGCGAGGCGCATTCGCTGGTGGCCGCCGGCATCAGCGGCCTGCCGGACGAAAAGCTCGAGGCTCTGTGGGAGTACCAGACCAGCGCGCATTACTCCGACGCCGAGCGCGCCGCCCTGGATTTTGCCCTGGCTGCTGGCAGTGTGCCCAACGGCGTCGATGAAGCGCTCATGGCGCGCTTGAAACAGCACTGGAGCGACGAGCAGATCGTCGAGCTGCTGGCCGCCGTCTGCCTGTACGGTTTTCTCAACCGCTGGAATGATTCCATGGCCACCGATCTGGAGGATGGGCCGCGGCAGCTCGGCGAGAAGGTGCTCAAGTCAGGTGGGTGGACGGGCGGCAAGCACGTGAAATGATGTTGGCTGGTTCTACGCGTTCAGTGCCTTGAGAAAAGCCGTCACCTGATCTTCGGTGGTTGCCCAGGAGCAGACTAGTCTGGCCAGGTCTTCGTGGCCGGGCCAGATGTGGAATTCGAAGCCCTTTTCCTTGAGCGCGGCCAGTGTTTCGGGCGCGGCCTTCATAAAAACCTCGTTGGATTCCACCGGCCAGTGCAATGAGGCATGTGGGCAGGCCTCGATGCCCTCGGCCAGTTGCCGGGCTCGCGCATTGGCGATGCCACCCAGTTCCAGCCAGAGGTCATCGTCGAGCATGGCCAGCAATTGCGCCGAGACGTAGCGCATCTTCGACAGCAGGTGTCCGGCGCGCTTGCGTCGCCGGGCCATGCCCTCGAGCCATTCGGGATGGCCGAAAACGACGATCGCCTCGGCGGTCACGGCACCGTTCTTGGTGACGCCGAAGCTGAGTACGTCGACGCCGGCTTTCCAGGTTGTCTGGGCCGGCGAACAGCCGAGCGTTGCCACGGCATTGGCAAAACGCGCGCCGTCCATGTGCAGGTGCAGTCCGCGTGAATGGGTCGCTTCGGCAATTTCGGCAATCGTCTCGGGTCGATAGACTGTCCCGCATTCGGTGGCCTGGGTGATCGAGACCACCGAAGGCTTGACGTTATGCACGCCATGGGCGCCGGCACTGTCGATGGTGCGGGCGACGCTGTCGGCATCGAGTCTGCCGTCTTCCCCGGGCAGGGGCAGCAGCTTGGCCCCGGCCGAGTAGAACTCGGGTGCGCCGTTCTCGTCGTTGTGAATATGGGCCAGCTCGTGGCACAGCACTGCCCCCCAGGGCGGGCTCAGCTCGGCGATGGCCACGGCGTTGGCGGCCGTGCCGGTGGCGATCGGCAGCACATGGCAATCGGTTTCGAACAGATCTGCGAAGCGACGGTCGAGCTCGCGACTGAAGCGATCCTCGGAATAGGCCGTGGCAAAGCCGTCGTTGGCGCGGGAAATCGCCTCGATCATGGCCGGATGGGCCGGTGCTTCGTTGTCGCTTTTGAAATTCATCGTTTTGACAGACTATCTGGAACCGCAGATTGCGCAGATTAACGCAGATCGGTAGGCGATTTACTGGCGGGTTGGGGATTATCCTGTCGAGTCAACGGAACCGGTACCCAGGTTGTTCATTCCAATGATTCCTTACTCAATCTGCGAAAATCTGCGCAATCTGCGGTTTCACGAACTCCTTTCATGAGCAAGCTCCCCGTTTTCGATCCGATCGAGGTGATGCAGCGCGATATCGCCGGGCTGAAGCGGCGCCACAAGCAGCTGGCCCGCTTTCGTGGGCCCGAAGAGAAGCGCCAGCGCCTGCTCGATGAATACCGGCAGTTGCTCGACGACTCGCAGGCGCGGCGGCAACTGCGGGCCGAGAACCGGCCCGATACCGGCGAGCCGCCGGATCTGCCGATCAGCGCACACGCCGAAAGTATTGTCGAAGCCATTCGCGAAAACCAGGTCGTAATCGTCGCCGGCGAGACGGGGTCGGGCAAATCGACCCAGTTGCCGAAGCTTTGCCTGGATGCCGGCTTGGGCGAGCGTGGCCTGATCGGCTGTACCCAGCCCCGGCGCATTGCCGCGCGCTCGGTGGCGCGGCGGGTGGCCGAGGAGCTCGGCAGTGGTCTCGGGCAGGCCGTGGGTTTCCAGGTGCGATTCACCGACCGGGTCTCGGACCAGAGCTACATCAAGTTCATGACCGACGGCATCCTGCTGGCCGAAATCCACCACGACCGTCTGCTCGATGCCTACGACACCCTGATCATCGACGAGGCGCACGAGCGCAGTCTCAACATCGACTTCCTGCTCGGCTATCTCAAGCGTCTGACCCGGCGTCGTCCGGACCTGAAAATCATCATCACCTCGGCGACCATCGATACCGAGCGTTTCGCCGAGCACTTCGACCAGGCGCCGGTGATTACCGTCGAGGGCCGCGGCTATCCGGTCGACATCCAATATCAGGCACCCAAGGAGGGCGAGGACCTGCCGCAGCAGGTGCGACGGGCTGTCGACACGGTCAGTCGCATCGATTCGCGCGGTGACATCCTGGTCTTCCTGCCCGGCGAGCGTGAAATCTTCCAGGTCTCGCGCGCACTCAAGCGCGCCAATCTCTCGCATACCGAGGTCTTGCCGCTCTACGCCCGCCTGCCCGCCGCCCAGCAGGACCGGATCTTCAAGCTGGATACGGGCCGGCGCATCGTGCTGGCGACCAACGTGGCCGAAACCTCGCTGACGGTGCCTGGCATCCGCTTCGTGATCGACTCCGGCCTGGCGCGCATTTCGCGCTATGCGGCGCATTCGAAGGTGCTCCGGCTGCCGGTCGAGCCGGTCTCGCAGGCGTCCTGCAACCAGCGGGCCGGGCGTTGCGGCCGGATAGGTCCGGG
The Wenzhouxiangella sp. XN201 genome window above contains:
- a CDS encoding carboxymuconolactone decarboxylase family protein; translated protein: MPADHTPELGETFRHFEAILGFVPNSLLTMQRRPKIVEAFGQLTAAVMDPEGSVNPAFKRLLAHFASRAAGCQYCEAHSLVAAGISGLPDEKLEALWEYQTSAHYSDAERAALDFALAAGSVPNGVDEALMARLKQHWSDEQIVELLAAVCLYGFLNRWNDSMATDLEDGPRQLGEKVLKSGGWTGGKHVK
- a CDS encoding low specificity L-threonine aldolase yields the protein MNFKSDNEAPAHPAMIEAISRANDGFATAYSEDRFSRELDRRFADLFETDCHVLPIATGTAANAVAIAELSPPWGAVLCHELAHIHNDENGAPEFYSAGAKLLPLPGEDGRLDADSVARTIDSAGAHGVHNVKPSVVSITQATECGTVYRPETIAEIAEATHSRGLHLHMDGARFANAVATLGCSPAQTTWKAGVDVLSFGVTKNGAVTAEAIVVFGHPEWLEGMARRRKRAGHLLSKMRYVSAQLLAMLDDDLWLELGGIANARARQLAEGIEACPHASLHWPVESNEVFMKAAPETLAALKEKGFEFHIWPGHEDLARLVCSWATTEDQVTAFLKALNA